The following coding sequences lie in one Silene latifolia isolate original U9 population chromosome 5, ASM4854445v1, whole genome shotgun sequence genomic window:
- the LOC141656159 gene encoding uncharacterized protein LOC141656159, whose amino-acid sequence MAKKNKQAHQRRNDSESDPESDAENENREYERGCTVLALVGKAIDSNTKIPLQWNSRKVPFGDYKTSFSTYIGVVARERVSINYRKWPDVPQAKLDEVYEFITKGFIVREDRRKWILTRASKIWNAFKTRLRKYWLYKSDGEIRKKRTWKYRRIHQPVCDKFTATYTTPEFRAISAKFREKSQLKNSSYRGGRRGYQYFEEQVEQELLKKKSISRKFLDI is encoded by the exons ATGGCAAAAAAGAACAAACAAGCTCATCAACGCCGAAATGATTCAGAATCAGACCCTGAATCTGATGCTGAGAACGAAAATCGTGAATATGAGAGGGGTTGTACTGTGTTGGCATTAGTTGGGAAGGCGATTGATAGTAATACTAAAATTCCCTTGCAGTGGAATAGCAGAAAAGTGCCATTTGGGGACTACAAAACCTCATTTTCCACATACATCGGCGTTGTTGCTCGTGAACGAGTATCCATCAACTACAGAAAGTGGCCGGACGTTCCACAAGCTAAGTTAGATGAGGTTTATGAGTTCATCACG AAGGGGTTCATAGTACGAGAAGATCGTAGAAAGTGGATCCTAACACGAGCCAGTAAAATATGGAATGCTTTCAAGACTAGATTAAGAAAGTACTGGTTATACAAATCTGATGGAGAGATTAGAAAAAAGAGGACATGGAAATACCGTCGGATACATCAACCTGTTTGCGACAAATTCACTGCCACTTATACTACTCCCGAGTTTAGA GCAATAAGTGCCAAGTTTCGGGAAAAATCACAATTAAAGAATTCAAGCTATCGAGGAGGAAGACGTGGGTACCAGTATTTTGAGGAACAAGTT GAACAAGAGCTCCTGAAAAAAAAATCCATTTCACGGAAGTTCCTCGACATTTAG